CGACGCCCGAGCAGATGCTCAGGCAGGTGCTCGAGGGAACGCTGCCGAGCGCCGTCGACGAGATCGCGAGCGGACGCGTGCTGTTGGCACTCTGGGAGTACGCGATGTCGAACGACTCCCTCACGGAGCTCTACCGCACGCATCTCGGCCGCTGGCACGCGATGCTCGTCGAGCGGATGGAGGCAGCCCGCGAGGTGGGGGCCATCCGGGAGCAGGACTACGCCCCGTTCGCGAACGAGTTCATCTCGGTCGCGGTCGGCGCGACGGTCATCAACCTCATGTACCCCGACGGCGAGCGCATCGCCGACTACCAGACCTATATCGACCAGTTCCTGGCGCGG
The sequence above is drawn from the Candidatus Microbacterium colombiense genome and encodes:
- a CDS encoding TetR/AcrR family transcriptional regulator; translation: MPKIIDHDQRRRDIVEVAKSIILKGGFEAATMRSIAAEAGFANGALKHYFPGKESIVAATFETVLHEHDEWLQESISAGATPEQMLRQVLEGTLPSAVDEIASGRVLLALWEYAMSNDSLTELYRTHLGRWHAMLVERMEAAREVGAIREQDYAPFANEFISVAVGATVINLMYPDGERIADYQTYIDQFLARLG